The Actinoplanes sp. N902-109 genomic interval GCGACGCGGTGTCGATGACCACCCGCGCGGTCCGAGACGGCGACTTCTGGGTGCTCAACGGGGTCAAGCGCTGGATCACCAACGCCGGCGTCTCGGAGTACTACACCGTCTTCGCGGTGACCGACCCCGCCGCACGCTCCCGCGGCATTTCCGCCTTCGTCGTGGAAAAAGCGGACGAGGGGGTCAGCTTCGGCGCGCCGGAGAAGAAGCTCGGCATCAAGGGCAGCCCCACCCGTGAGGTCTACTTCGACAACGTACGCATCCCGGCCGACCGCATGATCGGCGCAGAAGGCACCGGCTTCGCCACGGCCATGCGCACCCTCGACCACACCCGCGTCACCATCGCGGCCCAGGCCATCGGCATCGCCCAGGGCGCCCTCGACTTCGCCAAGGGCTACATCCAGGAGCGCAAGCAGTTCGGCAAGGCCATCGCCGACTTCCAGGGCATCCAGTTCATGCTGGCGGACATGGGCATGAAGCTCGAGGCGGCCCGCCAGCTGACCTACGTGGCGGCCGGCAAGAGCGAACGCGGCGACGCGGACCTCACCTACTTCGGCGCCGCGGCCAAGTGCTTCGCCTCGGACGCCGCCATGGAGATCACCACCGATGCGGTCCAACTGCTCGGCGGGTACGGCTACACCCGCGACTACCCGGTCGAGCGGATGATGCGCGACGCCAAGATCACCCAGATCTACGAAGGCACGAACCAGGTTCAGCGCATCGTCATGGCCCGCCAGATGCTCAAGGGCTGACAGCCGCCCTCGCCGCTCCGGAGTCCCCGCGGTTCGGTGCCCGGGGACTCCGCCGGCGCGGTCCGGAATCTTCGGCGCGGTCCCGGCGATGGTGTTCCACTCGGTGGTGTCCACCGGCGGCGTCGCGGCTTTGTCGTCAGCTCTCGACGACGTCGGAGAGGTCGAAGAGCAGAAGTTCGACGTGCGGGATCTCGTCGCGGCAGACCTCGGTGAGCGTCTTGTACCAGGTCTGCAACGAGGGCCGGGTGCCGAACCGCAGCGGTTTCTCCGGGCGCAGGTGTGCGGGCAGCGCCCGGTTGAGCACCTCCAGCCGATCCTGGGCCAGGGTCAGCGCGCTGAGCTGCTTGACCCGGGCCTGCTTGCGGTACTGCCGGTCGGACTGGGTGAGCGCCTGGAACGCCTCGCTGCCGCGCTCGCCGGGCGGGTCGGCAAGCAACTCGGTGATGACGTTCTCGTACCAGCTGATGTCCGGTTCGACCTCGCGGGCGCGGTCGGCGGCGGCTTCGGCGAGCATGGTCAGGCAGGCGCGCAGCTGCCACCGTTCCACGGTCTCGCCCAGGCGGTGCTCCCACACCACGGCCGCGGCCAGGAACCCGAGCAGGGCCGGTGTGGCGGCGACACCCGGACCGCCGCAGATCGTGCACATGTCGGTGCCCGGCAGGTTCAACCGCCACGCGGGCCAGGTCGGGGCCTGATTGGGGACCAGGGACAAGCTCTTGAGCACCCGGCAGTCCGGTGCGTGGCTGCGCTGCCCGGACGTCTCTCCGTAGCTCACCCGCAGCCATCCGGGCCCGGCGAAGTTGCGCGGCGGCAGCGGTGGCGTGTCCGGCAGGTCCAGAATGTCGCCCCGGACAGCGAACTGCTCGGTGCAGGCCGACGCGAACTCGGCCGTGGTGGCCCACAGCTCGGCGGGGAGCCGGTTGGCCAGGTGACCATGCCCGGTGGTCCACTGCATCGCGGCGATCAGGATGGGCCGCAGCGGGCCGAGGACCCGGCCGACCGAGGTGTCCCCGGTGGTCCCGCCGGCGTTGCCGGGCTCGCCCGGTATGTCATCGTGCGAGTGATCGGCCGGGCTGACAGCGGGTCGGGGGTGAGGGGTGCTGCCGGGTTGCCCAGTCCCGCGAGCGACGGGCTGCGCGGCGGCGAGGAGGTCCCGGGCCAGACCGACGGGAAGGCCCCTGAGCGCGGCCGTTGCGGCGTGCGACGGCGATGCGGAGCCGGGCATCCCGGCTTCGGGGAGAACCGCCGGGACCGGCCAGTCGCGCAGGTCGGCGAGCTCGCCCACCGGCCACGAACGGTATCCACGGTCGTAGGCGGCGGGCAGCGGCCGGGCAGGGTCGGCCCGATGTTCGTCCTCGAAGCCGGTGGGTCCGAGCTCCTGTTCGTCAAGCATGGGTGTCTCCGCGACCTGGGCGTCCGCCCATGATTCCACGTGTATGCGGGCAGGTCAGCGGCGGTGGGTGGAGTCGCCGCCGGGAAGCTCCTCGACCCGTCGCGGACCGTACTGGGAACTGGCCTGCGATCAGGGGTCCGGCCAGGAATGGGGGCGAGGAGCAGGATCGCTTACGCAGCCCTGGCGAGCCGCAACAGTGGCCCGCCGATGGTCTCCCAAGCTCGGCCAGCACACCGCATAGCCTTTGGGTATGAACGACCAGCCGCAGGGGCGGCCGACCGCACACTCCCGGGTCACGCTGAGCCGGATCATGACCGCGACTGACGTCAACCTGTACGGCACCGTGCACGGCGGCGTGCTGATGAAGTTCGTCGACGATGTTGCCGGGGCGGCCGCCGCACGGCACAGCGGCGGGACGGCCGTGACCGCCGCGATCGACGAGATCATTTTTGTCGAGCCGGTGCGGGTGG includes:
- a CDS encoding acyl-CoA dehydrogenase family protein, with the protein product MSEFDVYQLPEDHETIRAAVREVCDARVAPHAAEADESGEFPKASYDALRASDFHAPHIPAEYGGAGADALATAIVIEEVARACASSSLIPAVNKLGTMPLILAASEELKRKYLTPVAAGEAMFSYCLSEPEAGSDAVSMTTRAVRDGDFWVLNGVKRWITNAGVSEYYTVFAVTDPAARSRGISAFVVEKADEGVSFGAPEKKLGIKGSPTREVYFDNVRIPADRMIGAEGTGFATAMRTLDHTRVTIAAQAIGIAQGALDFAKGYIQERKQFGKAIADFQGIQFMLADMGMKLEAARQLTYVAAGKSERGDADLTYFGAAAKCFASDAAMEITTDAVQLLGGYGYTRDYPVERMMRDAKITQIYEGTNQVQRIVMARQMLKG